The following proteins are encoded in a genomic region of Comamonas resistens:
- the cobA gene encoding uroporphyrinogen-III C-methyltransferase has translation MNSLSSSPIPQGSCTLVGAGPGDPELLTIKAAKAIAGASVLFVDDLVSDAILAHANPNARVVYVGKRGGCKSTPQAFIEKLMVAAVHEGENVVRLKGGDPFIFGRGGEEVEHLREAGIAVQVINGITSGLAGLTSLGAPLTHRDRAHGVLFMTGHAKPGDSGPDWRLIAATAHAARLTLVIYMGVSGVQRIRDELLTGLPGNTPVAIIQHASLPHQRHALTFLQDLPECIAENQLGSPSIIVVGDVVQGIAAWQAEQGQLRVA, from the coding sequence ATGAACTCTCTCTCATCCTCCCCCATCCCACAAGGCTCATGCACGCTGGTCGGCGCAGGCCCTGGTGACCCCGAGCTGCTGACCATCAAGGCCGCCAAGGCCATTGCGGGCGCCAGCGTGCTGTTTGTCGACGACCTGGTCAGCGACGCCATCCTGGCCCATGCCAACCCCAACGCCCGCGTGGTCTACGTGGGCAAGCGCGGCGGCTGCAAGAGCACGCCCCAGGCCTTCATCGAAAAACTGATGGTCGCTGCCGTGCATGAGGGCGAGAACGTGGTGCGCCTCAAGGGCGGCGACCCTTTCATCTTTGGCCGAGGCGGCGAAGAGGTCGAGCACCTGCGCGAAGCCGGCATCGCGGTGCAGGTCATCAATGGCATCACCTCGGGCCTGGCCGGCCTGACCAGTCTCGGTGCACCGTTGACCCACCGTGACCGCGCCCATGGCGTGTTGTTCATGACCGGTCACGCCAAGCCCGGCGACAGCGGCCCCGACTGGCGCCTGATTGCCGCCACCGCACATGCGGCCAGGCTGACACTGGTGATCTATATGGGTGTCAGCGGCGTGCAGCGCATCCGCGACGAGCTGCTGACAGGCCTGCCCGGCAACACGCCCGTAGCCATTATTCAGCATGCAAGCTTGCCCCATCAGCGCCACGCGCTCACATTTTTGCAAGATCTGCCCGAGTGCATTGCCGAAAACCAGCTGGGCAGCCCCAGCATCATCGTCGTGGGCGATGTGGTGCAAGGCATTGCCGCCTGGCAGGCCGAACAGGGTCAGCTCAGGGTGGCCTGA
- a CDS encoding DUF937 domain-containing protein codes for MTSNASLSDELMGQLQGAPMQGLAQQLGIDSVQAEQAVGVALPMLFGALGQNAAQPQGAADLLGALQRDHSSANGAMDLGSLVGGLLGGSGGGAGGLGSILGAVLGGGSGGGQTNGGSILGNIFGGQRQQAESQLGQATGLGANAGQLMALLAPLVMSFLANRVQSQGMGANDLGNALGQERSQIQAQGGAAGGILGSLLDQNGDGKLDVGDLFKLGSSFLNGRR; via the coding sequence ATGACCAGTAACGCATCTTTGTCCGACGAGCTCATGGGCCAATTGCAAGGTGCCCCCATGCAGGGGCTGGCCCAGCAACTGGGCATCGACTCCGTGCAGGCGGAGCAGGCCGTAGGCGTGGCGCTGCCCATGCTGTTTGGCGCGCTGGGCCAGAACGCTGCCCAGCCTCAAGGCGCCGCTGATCTGTTGGGTGCGCTGCAGCGGGATCACAGCAGCGCCAATGGCGCCATGGACCTGGGCAGTCTGGTCGGTGGCCTGCTGGGGGGCTCGGGCGGCGGTGCCGGTGGCCTGGGCAGCATCCTGGGGGCCGTGCTGGGCGGTGGCTCCGGTGGCGGGCAGACCAATGGCGGCTCCATTTTGGGCAATATCTTTGGCGGTCAGCGTCAGCAGGCCGAGTCGCAGCTGGGCCAGGCCACGGGCCTGGGCGCCAATGCGGGCCAGTTGATGGCTCTGCTGGCGCCGCTGGTGATGTCTTTCCTGGCCAACCGTGTTCAGTCCCAGGGCATGGGCGCCAATGACCTGGGCAATGCCCTGGGCCAGGAGCGCAGCCAGATTCAAGCCCAGGGCGGTGCTGCCGGCGGCATCCTGGGCAGCCTGCTGGATCAGAACGGCGACGGCAAGCTCGATGTGGGCGATCTGTTCAAGCTGGGCAGCAGCTTTCTCAATGGACGCCGTTGA
- the ybiB gene encoding DNA-binding protein YbiB, giving the protein MSISHYIKEIGRGSKGARSLTRAQACDLMGQVLDGQVSDLELGGFCIAMRFKGESAKELAGFLDATHQRLPAWPQAHRPMPVVVIPSYNGARKQANLTPLLAGLLSQRGLPVLVHGCDTEAQRIGTAAVWQELGWSTSAQALALEPGDKVWMRTRHLLAPLERLLQLRRQMGLRNPAHSLVKLLDPIRGASPDRSALLLSSYTHPAYVEPMSQTLALLGSSALLLRGNEGEAVAAPHREPASLGMIAGEIVFERCAIHSSQLASDKVAEPIQQNLDAAQTARLIEDMLGKPQTVPAPIAAQVEQIVALHQAMQDKLASRIALQAFQRNAD; this is encoded by the coding sequence ATGAGCATCAGTCATTACATCAAGGAAATTGGCCGCGGCAGCAAGGGAGCCCGTTCCCTGACGCGTGCACAGGCCTGCGACCTGATGGGACAGGTGCTCGACGGCCAGGTCAGCGACCTGGAGCTGGGCGGCTTTTGCATTGCCATGCGCTTCAAGGGCGAAAGTGCCAAAGAACTGGCAGGTTTTCTCGATGCCACGCACCAGCGCCTTCCCGCATGGCCTCAGGCCCACAGACCCATGCCCGTGGTGGTCATCCCCAGCTATAACGGCGCGCGCAAGCAGGCCAATCTGACCCCTCTGCTTGCCGGTCTGCTGAGCCAGCGCGGCCTGCCCGTGCTGGTCCATGGCTGCGATACCGAAGCGCAGCGCATAGGCACGGCCGCCGTCTGGCAGGAGCTGGGCTGGTCCACATCAGCGCAAGCCCTGGCGCTGGAACCTGGCGACAAGGTATGGATGCGCACCCGCCATTTGCTGGCCCCGCTGGAGCGGCTGTTGCAACTGCGCCGCCAGATGGGCCTGCGCAACCCGGCGCACAGCCTGGTCAAGCTGCTGGACCCCATACGAGGCGCCAGCCCGGATCGGTCGGCGCTGCTGCTGTCCAGCTACACCCACCCGGCCTATGTGGAGCCCATGAGCCAGACCCTGGCCCTGCTGGGCAGCAGCGCCCTGCTGCTGCGCGGCAATGAAGGCGAAGCCGTTGCAGCCCCGCACCGTGAACCCGCCAGCCTGGGCATGATCGCCGGTGAAATCGTGTTCGAGCGCTGCGCCATCCATAGCAGTCAGCTCGCATCCGACAAGGTGGCAGAACCCATTCAACAGAATCTGGACGCCGCGCAGACCGCGCGGCTGATTGAAGACATGCTTGGCAAGCCGCAAACCGTTCCCGCCCCCATCGCGGCACAGGTAGAACAGATCGTGGCCCTGCACCAGGCCATGCAAGACAAGCTCGCCAGCCGCATTGCGTTGCAGGCATTTCAGCGCAACGCAGACTGA